Genomic segment of Streptosporangium sp. NBC_01755:
AGCACCCGCACCCCGGCGGCCCTGGCGGACCGCGGCGTGAGCCGCTGCCGGCGACCGTCCACCAGGAGTTGACCCGCGTCCGGCTGCAGTGCGCCGGAGGCGATTTTGATGAGTGTCGACTTGCCCGCGCCGTTCTCACCCAGCAGAGCGTGAACGCGGCCGGCGAAAGCGGTGAGCGAGACGTCCTTGAGTGCCCGCGCGCCAGGAAAGGATTTCTCCACATTGCGCAGTTCTAGCGTGGCGCGCATGCCATACCCCTTATTCGCTGGGCGGATACCGTGTTCGCTAGTCGATGATGAGAGTTTAGGGCGAGAAGTACCCGTGTCAATAGGTCTCACCACTGAAGTTCTTTTCCGGTGAGGTCGCCTGTGACCAGGGACGCGGCTCCTACGCTGCGACGATGCCCGCGACGCGACGCCGCGATCACCGGTCGGCGGCGACCGCCACGTCACGACGCGGCGGCATCGCCGCCGACCGGGTCCGGTGTGGCGATGTGGGAGCGAAACCGAGTGGTGGCGGATCAGGCCTGGTAGCGGAGGTTGCGCATCGGCTGCCAGCCGATGCCCAGCGAGAGCGCCTGGGCCAGTCGCTGGACCGCGTCGGTGACCACGACCTGGTTCTGGCCACCGTCGAGATGGGCTCGCGAGACGACCGCGCAGACCGCCGCGACCACCGCGCCCTCACTGTCGAACACGGGCGCGGACACCGAGCCGGTGAAGGTCTGCACGTCACCCATGGTGACGGCGTAGCCCTGTTTCCTGACGGTGGCGAGCACCTCGCGAAGCTCCTTCGGATCGGTGATCGATCCGGGAGTCAGCGCGATGAGATCGCCGGCCAGATATTCCTCGATGAATTCATCGGGCTCGTAGGCCAGTAGCACATGGCCTTTCGAGCCGGTATGCAGCGGGAAATGGTAACCATAGGTGGTTCTGGTGATGATTTCGCCGGACAGCGCCTCATGGGAGTAAAGGACCACCGCGATGCCCTCACTCCGTTCGACCAACTGGAAAACGGCGAACGGGGTGTCCTGGGTCGCGCGGTTCATCAACGGGATGGCCAGTTCGAGCAGTCGGTGCCCGACCAGGTAGGTGGAGCCCAGCAACCACGTGCGCCGGCCGATCCTGAAGACACCGGACGCGTCCCGCTCCAGGAACTGGTCCGCCTCCAGTTGCGACAGCGTGCGGTGCAGCGTCGCCCACGACATGCCCAGCGCCTCGGCGGCTTCGGAGGCGCGCATCGGCTGCTGGGACAGCAACTCCATGACCCGCAGCGCGCGGGAGACTCCCTGTAGCGTCGGTTTCGCCCGACCGGCGGAGTCGGTGGGCTGCCCAGAGGACTTCGCGGTGCGTCGCGCCACGTTCACCCACTCCCTTCCCGGCCCCGAGCTTCCCGGCCCCGAGCGGTAGATATGCGGACCCGGCCCGCGGCAGTGGCGATTCTAACGCACGACAACGATCTACGGACGGAGTCCGGCGGGGGAGGACCGGGCCCGGGCCGCCTCCCCCGTCTGGGCTCATCCGGTGACGGCCGGCCAGTCGTCCGGATCGGACCACCCCTCGGGCCAGACCAGGCCACCGGCGCTCTGTACCTTGCGGAAGTGCTCGCCGCGGTCGAACATGCCGAGCGTGTCACGACCGCGCCGCCGTTCGTCCCTGAGGCGCTCGGTGGCGTCGGCGTCGACCACCAGATCGTTTCCGGTTCCGGTCACCACCACCCCGTACTCGGATTCGGCGGCCTCGGGAGTGACGAGACCGCACAGCACGTCGTAGTGAACCAGCTCGGTCTCCCGATCCAGCGGGTCTCCCCAGCCACCGCCGCCTGTCGTCCACAGGCGCACCAGATCACCGGCGCGCACCGGCACGTCGTCGACCATCCCCGGCAGCGACCGCGGGCCGCCGCCGTCGCTCTCGATGGACACCCCGTACGGCTGGCCGGCGACTCCACCGTTCACCCCGTAGGGAGCGAGCTCGGAGCGGTCCGCGTTGGACAGCAGGAAACAGTCGCGCAGCGCCCGAACCCGCTTGTCGTAGCCGAACCCGCCCCTGCGCTTGCCCGCGCCGGCCGAGTCGGTCTGCAGCGCGAGGCTCTCGACCAGCACGGGATAGCGCTGCTCGGAGAATTCAGCGGGCAGGTTACGGGAGTTCGGCACGATGTGCACCACGTCGCTGCCGTCGGCCCAGGGGCGCCCAGGGCCGCCGCCGCCGAGCACCTCGCGGAACAGGCTCAGCTTGCCGTCGCTCTCGCGGCTGTGCATGCCCCAGATGCGGATGGTCTCGTGGTCCGCGGGCATCTTCCCGCCGGTCGCCTTGGCGAGGACTCCGGCGAAGATGCCCAGGGAGCGGATCAGGATGAAGAACCGGAGCCCGGTGGGACGCCCGAAATGCGGGGTGACCAGGGTGCCCTTCTCCGGGAACCTCACATCGAGAACGTCGAGGATCCCCTCGTTGATGTCGATCTCGGCCGCACGCTCGGGGGAGTCCGCCAGGCAGCGCAGCACCGGTCCCAGCCACTTGCGAACGAAACGCCCCTCGCAGTAGTCGATCGCCCAGTTGATCGGCCCCTCGGCCTCCGGGTCGGTACCGGTGAAGTCAAGTGTGATCTTCTCCGCGGTCTTGGTCATGGTGATGCGCATCGCGAACAGCTTGCGGGTGAAACCGTCGGACTCGATGTAGTCCTCGAAGGTGTACACCCCATCGGCGATCTTGGGCAGCAGTTCCCTGCGGATCGTCTCGGCGCAGTTGTCGATGATGGAGTCGAACGCGCTCTCCAGGGTCTCGACACCGTACCGCTCGGCGAGCTCGATGAGCCGGCGGGAGCCCAGCTGGCAGGCGCCGATCTCGGAGTCGATGTCGCCGCGCAGGTGCTCGGGGAGCCGCGAGTTGCGCTCGATGATCCTGAAAGCGGTCTCGTTCAGCACGCCCCGGTCGTAGAGCTTGGCCGGCGGAACCACCAGACCCTCGCCCCACTGGTCACGGACCTGCACCGGCAGGCTGCCCGGCACGCAGCCGCCGACGTCGTCGTGATGGCCGAAGACCTGGGCGAATCCCAGCAACCGGCCCTCGTGGAAGATCGGCACGGTGGTGCACAGGTCCGGGACGTGACCACACGAACCGGAGCTGTTGTACGGATCGTTCCAGAAGAACACGTCTCCGGGGTTGATGTCGTCGCCGAAGAACTCGAACACCGGCTCGACCAGCGAGCCGTACGACCGGCCGGTGAGCTTGCGCCCCTTGGCGTCGTACAGACCGACCCGGTAGTCGTGCTGGTCCCGGATCATCGGGGACCGGGCGGCTCGCTCGACGGCCGCCTCGATCTCGACCTCGGCCGAGCGGATCGTTCCGGTGATGACTTCGAGCTCGATGGGTCCGAGTGTGGTTTTCATGCCTGCCGCCTCACCATGATCAAGTTGCCGAAGGAGTCCGTCGAAGCCGCCCAGTTCGCGGGTACGACGACTGTGGCGCCGTACTCCTCGACCA
This window contains:
- a CDS encoding IclR family transcriptional regulator, whose protein sequence is MARRTAKSSGQPTDSAGRAKPTLQGVSRALRVMELLSQQPMRASEAAEALGMSWATLHRTLSQLEADQFLERDASGVFRIGRRTWLLGSTYLVGHRLLELAIPLMNRATQDTPFAVFQLVERSEGIAVVLYSHEALSGEIITRTTYGYHFPLHTGSKGHVLLAYEPDEFIEEYLAGDLIALTPGSITDPKELREVLATVRKQGYAVTMGDVQTFTGSVSAPVFDSEGAVVAAVCAVVSRAHLDGGQNQVVVTDAVQRLAQALSLGIGWQPMRNLRYQA
- a CDS encoding hydantoinase B/oxoprolinase family protein, with product MKTTLGPIELEVITGTIRSAEVEIEAAVERAARSPMIRDQHDYRVGLYDAKGRKLTGRSYGSLVEPVFEFFGDDINPGDVFFWNDPYNSSGSCGHVPDLCTTVPIFHEGRLLGFAQVFGHHDDVGGCVPGSLPVQVRDQWGEGLVVPPAKLYDRGVLNETAFRIIERNSRLPEHLRGDIDSEIGACQLGSRRLIELAERYGVETLESAFDSIIDNCAETIRRELLPKIADGVYTFEDYIESDGFTRKLFAMRITMTKTAEKITLDFTGTDPEAEGPINWAIDYCEGRFVRKWLGPVLRCLADSPERAAEIDINEGILDVLDVRFPEKGTLVTPHFGRPTGLRFFILIRSLGIFAGVLAKATGGKMPADHETIRIWGMHSRESDGKLSLFREVLGGGGPGRPWADGSDVVHIVPNSRNLPAEFSEQRYPVLVESLALQTDSAGAGKRRGGFGYDKRVRALRDCFLLSNADRSELAPYGVNGGVAGQPYGVSIESDGGGPRSLPGMVDDVPVRAGDLVRLWTTGGGGWGDPLDRETELVHYDVLCGLVTPEAAESEYGVVVTGTGNDLVVDADATERLRDERRRGRDTLGMFDRGEHFRKVQSAGGLVWPEGWSDPDDWPAVTG